The Acetobacter oryzifermentans genomic interval CGTTGTTCGTCTGACCGATGATTACGCCATTGTTGATGTCGGCCTGAAAAGTGAAGGCCGCGTTGCTCTGCGTGAATTTGCACCTCAGGGTGTAAAGCCGGAAGTTAAGCCCGGCGATATCGTTGAACTATATGTTGAGCGGTATGAAGATCGCGATGGCAGCATCGTGCTTTCCCGTGAAAAAGCACGTCGTGAAGAAGCTTGGACCAGCCTGGAAAAGGCTTTCGAAGCCAATCACCGCGTCAACGGCACCATTTATGGCCGTGTGAAGGGTGGCTTCACAGTTGATCTGGGTGGCGCCATGGCGTTCCTGCCCGGCAGCCAGGTGGATATCCGCCCTGTGCGTGATGTTAGCCCGCTGATGGGTGTGCCCCAGCCGTTCCAGATTCTGAAAATGGATCGCGCTCGTGGCAACATCGTTGTGTCTCGCCGTGCCGTTCTGGAAGAAACGCGTGCTGAACAGCGCAGCGAACTGATCCAGGGCCTGACGGAAGGCATGATTCTGGATGGCGTGGTCAAGAACATCACCGATTACGGTGCGTTCGTTGATCTGGGCGGCGTTGACGGCCTGCTGCATGTGACCGACATTGCATGGAAGCGCATCAACCATCCGTCTGAAGCTCTGCAGATTGGCCAGCCAGTGCGCGTGCAGGTTATCCGCTTCAACCCGGAAACGCAGCGTATCTCCCTTGGCATGAAGCAGCTTGAAGCTGATCCGTGGGAAAATGTTGCCCTGAAGTACCCACCGGGTGCTCGCTTCACGGGCCGCGTGACCAACATCACCGATTACGGCGCATTTGTTGAGCTGGAACCGGGTGTTGAAGGTCTGGTGCACGTGTCCGAAATGTCTTGGACGAAAAAGAACGTCCATCCGGGCAAGATCGTCGCAACCTCTCAGGAAGTGGATGTGATGGTTCTGGATGTGGACAGCGCCAAGCGCCGCATTTCTCTGGGCCTCAAGCAGGTTCAGCGCAACCCGTGGGAGCAGTTCGCGGAAGAGCACAAAGTTGGCTCCACCGTAGAAGGCGAAATCCGCAACATCACCGAGTTCGGCCTGTTCATCGGTTTGTCTGCAGACATCGACGGCATGGTTCACATGTCCGACCTGTCTTGGGACGAAGCGGGCGAAGAAGCCATGAAGCATTACGAAAAGGGCCAGGTTGTCAAAGCCAAGGTTCTGGACGTGGATGTGGAAAAAGAACGTATCTCTCTGGGCATCAAGCAGCTTCAGGAAGATCCGGCAGCCGATGCGCTTGCCAGCGTTCAGAAGGGCTCCATCGTAACCTGCATCGTGACCGCTGTTCAGACGAACGGTATCGAAGTGAAGGTTGACGATGTTCTGACCGGCTTTATCCGCCGCGCTGAACTGGCCCGTGATAAGGCAGAACAGCGTCCGGAACGCTTTGCTGTTGGCGAACGCGTGGATGCAAAGATCATCTCTGTTGATCGTGCAGCCCGCAAGCTGGCCCTGACCATTAAGGGCCGTGAAGTGGAAGAAGACAAGCAGGCCATTAACGAATACGGTTCTGCTGATAGCGGCGCTTCCTTGGGTGATATCCTGGGTGCAGCTATCCGTCGTCGTAATACAGACGGCGAAGACTAATTGTTCAGCCATAAAGGGGCGGTCTGGCTGCTCCTTTATGTTTTTTGAACATTACGTTTTAAGAGAATGGCGTCGGTTTCCGGCGCCATTTTTTTGTGCTGTGCCGTGTTGTGATGAGAGTTACGGATAGAAATTACGCGGATATCCGCCAATCTGTGCCACACTGTGCTTCAGATTCATCAAAGAACTGGAGACACAACGGAATGGTGCGCAGGAACATAACGCTGAATCAAAAATCACTCAGCCCTATAATCAGCTCAAAACTTGCACGTCGGCATCTGCTTGTAGCCGGTGGCATAGGGTTAGGTCTGGCATTTTCCCGCGCAGCGCGTGCAGTGTCGAGAGCTATTGTGCAAACCGGGATGCATGGTGATCAGGGTTATGAATCCGCTGGGTCGTTCGAGATTGTGGCAGAGTTTTATGGGCCGGGGCCATCAGGCATTGTTGTTACGGATAATGGCCGTATTTTTGTGGGCTTTCCGCGGCATGCCATCAACCACAAAGGGGCTACGCTGGCAGAGTTGGTAAACGGCCATCTTGTTCCGTGGCCAAGCGCTGCGCTGAGCATGCCATCAGATGCACCTCCGGCAGAACGCCTTCTTTCCATCCACGGTATGACACAGGATACGCGCGGTTTTATCTGGGCGATTGATGACGGCAAATTGGCTGGCTTACCTTTGCAGCCGGGGGCTGCAAAAATTGTCTGTTTTGATCCTGCTACCAATAAATTGGTGCGTTCTATCGTTCTCAAATCACCGGCTTTGTTGCCTGATAGCCATATGAATGATTTGCGGGTGGATCTTACGCATGGGGCGGAAGGAAGTGTTTACGTGACCGATAGTTCCTTCGGCCATAGCCCGGCTTTGGTGGTGGTGGATATTGCCACAGGACAGCAAAAGCGCGTGTTGGGGAAGCATCCATCCATACAGGCAGAAGCAGGTTTTATGGCCGTGGTGGAAGGGCTGCCGCTCAAATATGATCCCGCGCAAAAACCCAAATTTGTTACCGGCGGGGTAGACGGCATTACTCTAAGCCCAGATTCCAGTCGTGTATTTTATTCACCTCTTACCAGCCGCCGCTTGTATAGTCTGCCAACGGCTTTGTTGTCTGATATGTCTGCCTCAGAAAGTACTTTGGCTGCTGCGGTAAAGGATGAAGGGGAGAAAGGCGTTGCGGATGGTCTGGCAACAGATGCACAAGGGCGCATTTACACCACCAATTTCGAGCATGACGCTATTTTCCGCCGCAATACCGATGGTTCTATGGAACTCATGGTGCATGACCCGCGCGTGCTTTCCCCAGATGGTATTTTTTGCACGCAAACCCATGTTTACTGCACGTTGGGGCAATGGAATCGGCTTGCCGGGTTTCATGATGGCAAAGATGAACGCCAACCACCGTATTTGCTGATTCGTTTCCCTATCCAGGGGCCACCTGTCAGTTCCGCAGAACCGGCAGGTGGTTAATCCGAAATGCGGTTGTTTAGCTCAAGCACGCTTTTTTAAAGGCATCAAACGCGCGGGCACGGTGGCTGATTGCATTTTTTTCTGTATCAGCCATTTCTGCAAAGGTACGGGTTTCGCCTTCGGGGGCAAAAATGGGATCATACCCATGGCCATGCGTGCCGCGTGGTGGCCAGACAATCTGGCCATCTATACGGCCTTCAAAGCTTTCCGTACGGCCGTCAGGCAGAGCCAGACACAGCACACAAATAAACCATGCGTTGCGTTTGCCTTGGCCAATACCTTCTTCAATACGCGCCATAGCCCCAGCAAAATCTTTGTTGGGGCCAGCCCAGCGGGCAGAATAAATGCCCGGCGCGCTATCTAGAGCTGCTACGCATAGCCCAGAATCATCGGCCAGTGCTGGCAGGTTGGCAGCTTTGGCTGCGGCTAAGGCCTTAATGGCAGCGTTGCCAGTAAAGGTGGTGGCCGTTTCCTCTGGTTCTGGCAGGTTTAGCGCACCAGCAGAAACAACCTTGATGCCAAAATCAGCCAGCAGCGTGGCAAATTCTGCCAGCTTGCCAGCATTGTGCGTGGCAAGCACAAGGGTGCTGCCACGTTCTAGTTTTATAGAATTCATGCGTGCTTTTTTTCCGCAGCTTCCACGGCAGCTATCTGGGCTTCAAACAGCTCGGTCACACCTTTGCGGGCCAGTGCGAACAGGTTGTCAAACGCGTCTTCTGTAAACGGTGCGCTTTCTGCCGTGCCCTGAATTTCCACAATGCGGCGGTCTGCTGTCAGCACAAAGTTGGTGTCGGCAGAAGCAGAGCTATCTTCCACATAATCCAGATCCAGCACAGCGCCTTCCGTTGTTAACCCACAGGAAACAGCCGCAACCTGTCCCCGCAGCGGCAGCCGAGGCAGCACGTTGGTCGCAACCAGTTTGCCAAGGGCCAGACGCAGTGCCACCCATGCACCTGTAATGGAAGCGCAGCGCGTGCCACCATCAGCGTTCAGCACGTCACAATCCAGCGTAATGCTCATTTCACCCAGAGCGTTCAGATCTGTTACCGCGCGCAGGGAACGGCCAATAAGACGCTGAATTTCCTGCGTGCGACCAGACTGTTTGCCCTTGGCGGCTTCACGGTTGCCGCGTGTGTGGGTGGCGCGGGGCAGCATGCCGTATTCGGCCGTAACCCAGCCGGTGCCTTTGCCACGCAAAAAAGGCGGTACGCGGTTTTCTATACTGGCAGTGCACAGTACTTCCGTGCCGCCAACGCGGATAAGGGCAGAACCTTCAGCGTGATGGGCAAAGCCGGTTTCAATGGTAATGGGGCGCATCTGGTCTGGCTGGCGGCCTGAAGGGCGCATAGAAAGCTCCTTGGTAAAATTAAGATGTGTGGCGCGTATGATGCGCTTTTGTCGGCAGTAAAACTGCACGAATAAGGTATATAAAGGCTATCCAGGATTTATGGATATACGAAGGAGCCCTTGTGTCATGAAGCGTGGTTTGCTGCCAGTAAAAGCTGCTCTGCCTCCGGGGCTGAATGCACGGTCTGCGGCTATTCTGCGTGAAGTGGTGGAAGAATATGTTGCGAGTGGGGAGCCCGTTGGTTCGCGCACGGTGTCTCACAGGCTTGGGCTGCCGCTTTCTCCGGCCACAATACGCAACATCATGGCTTCCCTTACAGAAGCTGGATTGCTGTTTTCCCCTCATACGTCTGCCGGGCGGCTGCCTACAGAAAAAGGATTACGGCTGTTTGTAGATGGCTTGTTGCAGTTTGGCGCGCTTTCGGAAGAAGACCAGCGGGTAATTGGCCAATCTCTGGAGGCCAAGGGGCGTTCATTGCAAGATACGCTTACGGAGGCTTCTTCGCTTCTGGCAGGTATGTCCGATGCCGCAGGGCTTGTGGTGGCACCCAAAGGGGACGGAGGTATCAAGCATATTGAGTTTGTGGCGTTAGGCAGCAACCGTGCACTGGTTATTCTGGTGGGGGCGGATGGGCATGTTGAAAACCGTGTGATTGAAACGCCTCCGGGTATGCCGCCTTCCGCTTTGGTGGAGGCCGCAAATTACCTGAATGCACGGGCCATGGGTGCATCCTTGCCGGATTTACGCACGCGCGTAAGTTCTGAAATGACGGAAGACCGGAGCATTCTCAACGGTCTAACAGCAGAGGTGGTAGAAAGTGGTCTTGCTATTTGGGATGGTGGCGGAGATGGGCTGGGCGGCACCCTGATTGTGCGCGGGCAATCCCGTTTATTGGCTGATGTCGATGGGCAGGACAGGCTATTGGCCATTCAAACACTGTTTGACCGGCTGGAAGCGCAGGAAACCATGCTGCGTCTGTTGGAGTTGGTGGAGAGATCAGAGGGCGTGCGTATTTTTATTGGTGCGGAAAGTGGGTTGTTTGGGGCCACGGGCATGTCCGTTGTTATGGCTCCAGCCCGAAATGACGCGAACCGGGTTGTAGGTGCTATTGGTGTTATTGGTCCTACCCGCATCAATTACGGGCGTATTGTGCCAGTGGTAGATTATACAGCCCGCCTGCTAGGTGAAATGTTAGGTTAGTAACTGTTTGTGCATGTGGTCGGAATTCGGCCATGATTTTTATTACAATGCGCAAACAGGGCAGACGATTATGTGAGAGAATGGTAAAGGGCCTGTATGACAAGCGCTCCGTCTTCTGGTGATCCGGGTTTATCTTCCAGCCATTCTCAAGGCAGGCCTCCGCAAAATCGCAGGCCCGATCTGCGCCGCCCACGTTTTCGACAGTGGCGGAAGGTAATTGGAGCAACGGCTGCACTGGCGTTGGTTGGCACAACGGGCGCTGTGGTTCTGCTTTGGTCTCAGTACGAAGGGATTGTAGCTGATCTGCCAACGGTAGAGGGCTTACGCTCCTATCAGCCGCCAGTCATGAGCCGCCTTTACGCTGGGGATGATGAGCTTATTGCTGAACTGGCTAATGAGCGGCGTATTTTTGTACCCATCAGCGCTGTGCCAGATAAGGTAAAAAACGCTTTTGTTGCGGCGGAAGACCAGAAATTCTGGACGCATAAAGGGGTGGACCCCGTTGCTATTGCCCGTGCCGGGCTTACAGATTTAACGCGCGGTAAGGGCAAGCGGCCCATTGGGGCGTCCACCATTACGCAGCAGGTGGCACGTATCATGCTGCTGGGCAGCAATGCGGTGTCTTTCCAGCGTAAAGCCAAGGAAGCTTTTTTGGCCATGCGGGTGGAGCAGGTGCTGCCCAAAGATAAGATTCTCGAAATCTATCTCAACGAAATTTATCTGGGCAGCGGGGCATATGGTATTGCCGCGGCATCCCAAACCTATTTCAACAAGCCGCTTGATCAATTGGATGATGCAGAAGCCGCGTTTTTGGCGGCGCTGCCAAAGTCTCCCACCAATTATAATCCAGTACGTTTCCCAGATGCAGCCAGAGGGCGCAGAAACTGGGTGCTGGAACGTATGGCTGATATTGGTGCCATTACGCATGATGCGGCCCGCGTAGCAGAAGCCCAACCACTTACTACCCGCAGCTTCACCCGGCCCGGCCCGGCGCCAGGGGCTGAATGGTTTGCGGAAGAAGTGCGCCGCGAACTGATGGAGCGTTACGGTCAGGACGTAACAATGCAGGGGGGGCTGGATGTTCATACCAGTCTGGATCTGCCGCTCCAGCGCAATGCGCAGGATATTTTGCGCCAAGGCTTGATGGCGTATGATCGTGCGCATCGTGGCTGGCGAGGGCCTGTGCACCATCTTTCCGATATCGGGTTATCTGCCTCTACGGCAGACTGGGTGCAGGCTTTAAGGGGAGTGCCCGTGCCTGCTGGTATGCTCGACCAATGGCGTTTGGC includes:
- the hrcA gene encoding heat-inducible transcriptional repressor HrcA, which codes for MDIRRSPCVMKRGLLPVKAALPPGLNARSAAILREVVEEYVASGEPVGSRTVSHRLGLPLSPATIRNIMASLTEAGLLFSPHTSAGRLPTEKGLRLFVDGLLQFGALSEEDQRVIGQSLEAKGRSLQDTLTEASSLLAGMSDAAGLVVAPKGDGGIKHIEFVALGSNRALVILVGADGHVENRVIETPPGMPPSALVEAANYLNARAMGASLPDLRTRVSSEMTEDRSILNGLTAEVVESGLAIWDGGGDGLGGTLIVRGQSRLLADVDGQDRLLAIQTLFDRLEAQETMLRLLELVERSEGVRIFIGAESGLFGATGMSVVMAPARNDANRVVGAIGVIGPTRINYGRIVPVVDYTARLLGEMLG
- a CDS encoding L-dopachrome tautomerase-related protein, whose product is MRVTDRNYADIRQSVPHCASDSSKNWRHNGMVRRNITLNQKSLSPIISSKLARRHLLVAGGIGLGLAFSRAARAVSRAIVQTGMHGDQGYESAGSFEIVAEFYGPGPSGIVVTDNGRIFVGFPRHAINHKGATLAELVNGHLVPWPSAALSMPSDAPPAERLLSIHGMTQDTRGFIWAIDDGKLAGLPLQPGAAKIVCFDPATNKLVRSIVLKSPALLPDSHMNDLRVDLTHGAEGSVYVTDSSFGHSPALVVVDIATGQQKRVLGKHPSIQAEAGFMAVVEGLPLKYDPAQKPKFVTGGVDGITLSPDSSRVFYSPLTSRRLYSLPTALLSDMSASESTLAAAVKDEGEKGVADGLATDAQGRIYTTNFEHDAIFRRNTDGSMELMVHDPRVLSPDGIFCTQTHVYCTLGQWNRLAGFHDGKDERQPPYLLIRFPIQGPPVSSAEPAGG
- the rph gene encoding ribonuclease PH; amino-acid sequence: MRPSGRQPDQMRPITIETGFAHHAEGSALIRVGGTEVLCTASIENRVPPFLRGKGTGWVTAEYGMLPRATHTRGNREAAKGKQSGRTQEIQRLIGRSLRAVTDLNALGEMSITLDCDVLNADGGTRCASITGAWVALRLALGKLVATNVLPRLPLRGQVAAVSCGLTTEGAVLDLDYVEDSSASADTNFVLTADRRIVEIQGTAESAPFTEDAFDNLFALARKGVTELFEAQIAAVEAAEKKHA
- the rpsA gene encoding 30S ribosomal protein S1 encodes the protein MASATTQTADHFRGEDFATLLDETLGRDSGFDGSVVRGRVVRLTDDYAIVDVGLKSEGRVALREFAPQGVKPEVKPGDIVELYVERYEDRDGSIVLSREKARREEAWTSLEKAFEANHRVNGTIYGRVKGGFTVDLGGAMAFLPGSQVDIRPVRDVSPLMGVPQPFQILKMDRARGNIVVSRRAVLEETRAEQRSELIQGLTEGMILDGVVKNITDYGAFVDLGGVDGLLHVTDIAWKRINHPSEALQIGQPVRVQVIRFNPETQRISLGMKQLEADPWENVALKYPPGARFTGRVTNITDYGAFVELEPGVEGLVHVSEMSWTKKNVHPGKIVATSQEVDVMVLDVDSAKRRISLGLKQVQRNPWEQFAEEHKVGSTVEGEIRNITEFGLFIGLSADIDGMVHMSDLSWDEAGEEAMKHYEKGQVVKAKVLDVDVEKERISLGIKQLQEDPAADALASVQKGSIVTCIVTAVQTNGIEVKVDDVLTGFIRRAELARDKAEQRPERFAVGERVDAKIISVDRAARKLALTIKGREVEEDKQAINEYGSADSGASLGDILGAAIRRRNTDGED
- the rdgB gene encoding RdgB/HAM1 family non-canonical purine NTP pyrophosphatase; its protein translation is MNSIKLERGSTLVLATHNAGKLAEFATLLADFGIKVVSAGALNLPEPEETATTFTGNAAIKALAAAKAANLPALADDSGLCVAALDSAPGIYSARWAGPNKDFAGAMARIEEGIGQGKRNAWFICVLCLALPDGRTESFEGRIDGQIVWPPRGTHGHGYDPIFAPEGETRTFAEMADTEKNAISHRARAFDAFKKACLS